The following are encoded together in the Streptomyces tsukubensis genome:
- a CDS encoding sensor histidine kinase yields MVRKPDSDRLSRLLRAVIGVGTDLDVPSTLQHLVESAAGLTDARVGVLGVIDQERGGVRELFAFGADEEAERRVARLSVGDLGPFGDLLDGPGSGPGPGPGPGPASAPEPEPASGSEPGPEPGPGVPREGPSGAGASRSRSTAPTFLRVRVMVGEDLFGNLCLTDRAEGRFTYEDQQVLWVLAAQAGIAIGNARLYGRARQRERWIEGAAAVTTALLAGENAAEALTTVAEQARFLADANAGVILQPTDEGGMEIVTVSTGDDPAGIVGTSIEPGSAVLEQLLGGEAVFLDDSATDPRMTTHVRERFGPSMMLPLQANGRLIGTLALPRRRGARGYTSVERLMATQFASQAALALVLADTQQRRERLAVFEDRDRIARDLHDLVVQRLFATGMMLESTRRRAEAEPGVRREEAGDGAGTGDPAGAGGATPVTGAHVPGSPVPAILERAIVELESTIQEVRTAIFALQQPPTDAPATLRGKVLREAAGAAAVLGFQPSVHFGGAVDSRIDATTGEHLLTALRRALAAASRRTSVSRVDIAVDSSAALPDGREAVRLTVYDNGATEEAEGTEEMEGTEEAEGTEEMEGTEERQGEEGAREGNPGTTLTWQSPL; encoded by the coding sequence ATGGTCAGGAAACCGGACAGTGACCGGCTCTCCCGTCTGCTGCGGGCCGTCATCGGCGTCGGCACCGACCTCGACGTACCGTCCACGCTCCAGCACCTGGTGGAGAGCGCGGCCGGACTGACGGACGCACGCGTCGGGGTGCTCGGGGTGATCGACCAGGAGCGCGGGGGCGTGCGCGAACTGTTCGCGTTCGGCGCGGACGAGGAGGCCGAACGGCGGGTCGCCCGGCTGTCCGTCGGGGATCTCGGGCCCTTCGGTGATCTGCTCGACGGCCCGGGTTCCGGCCCCGGCCCCGGACCCGGACCCGGTCCTGCGTCCGCACCCGAACCCGAACCTGCGTCCGGATCCGAACCCGGACCCGAGCCCGGTCCGGGCGTACCGCGCGAAGGTCCCTCCGGTGCGGGCGCGTCCCGGAGCCGCTCCACGGCGCCCACCTTCCTCCGAGTACGGGTCATGGTGGGCGAGGACCTCTTCGGGAACCTCTGCCTCACCGACCGGGCGGAGGGCCGTTTCACCTACGAGGACCAGCAGGTTCTGTGGGTGCTCGCCGCCCAGGCGGGCATCGCGATCGGCAACGCGCGACTGTACGGGAGGGCGCGCCAGCGCGAGCGCTGGATCGAGGGCGCGGCGGCCGTCACCACGGCGCTGCTGGCCGGTGAGAACGCGGCGGAGGCGCTGACGACCGTGGCGGAGCAGGCACGCTTCCTCGCCGACGCGAACGCCGGAGTGATCCTCCAGCCCACGGACGAGGGCGGCATGGAGATCGTGACGGTGTCCACCGGAGACGACCCGGCGGGCATCGTCGGTACGTCGATCGAACCCGGCAGCGCGGTACTTGAGCAACTGCTCGGCGGAGAGGCGGTGTTCCTCGACGACTCGGCCACGGACCCGCGGATGACGACCCATGTGCGGGAGCGGTTCGGGCCGAGCATGATGCTGCCGCTCCAGGCGAACGGCAGGCTGATCGGCACGCTGGCCCTTCCGAGGCGCAGGGGCGCACGCGGCTACACATCGGTGGAGCGGCTGATGGCCACGCAGTTCGCCTCGCAGGCCGCGCTGGCCCTCGTACTCGCCGACACGCAGCAGCGGAGGGAACGGCTCGCGGTCTTCGAGGACCGCGACCGCATCGCCCGTGACCTGCACGACCTCGTCGTACAGCGGCTGTTCGCGACGGGCATGATGCTGGAGTCCACCCGGCGCAGGGCCGAGGCGGAGCCGGGGGTGCGGCGGGAAGAGGCGGGTGACGGAGCCGGGACGGGCGACCCCGCCGGGGCGGGTGGGGCGACCCCCGTGACAGGGGCCCACGTGCCCGGGTCCCCCGTGCCCGCGATCCTGGAGCGCGCCATCGTCGAACTGGAGTCGACCATCCAGGAGGTACGTACGGCGATCTTCGCGCTCCAGCAGCCACCGACGGACGCACCGGCCACCCTGCGCGGCAAGGTACTCAGGGAAGCGGCGGGCGCGGCGGCCGTACTGGGATTCCAGCCCTCGGTGCACTTCGGCGGCGCGGTCGACAGCAGGATCGACGCGACGACGGGCGAGCATCTGCTGACGGCGCTGCGCAGGGCGCTGGCCGCCGCGTCGCGGAGGACGTCCGTGAGCCGCGTCGACATCGCGGTCGACTCCTCGGCGGCCTTGCCGGACGGCAGGGAGGCGGTACGGCTGACGGTGTACGACAACGGGGCGACGGAGGAGGCGGAGGGGACGGAGGAGATGGAGGGGACGGAGGAGGCGGAAGGGACGGAGGAGATGGAGGGGACGGAGGAACGACAAGGGGAAGAGGGAGCACGGGAAGGGAACCCCGGCACCACACTCACCTGGCAGTCGCCCTTGTGA